The stretch of DNA CTCATTAGAATGCGGTTTGTTAACATCACCGGATAATGTTGTAAGCCAGTTCCACCGCCCGGCAAGTGGTCGGAGTCACTGGAGACCATTGACCAATAGTCTACGCTATCCGACCGGGGCTTGGAACATGGAAACTAGTTCCTTAGGTTCTTCAGACTCTATCATTCCAGGAATCACCAAACCGTTTTCTTAAATAGGCCTGGTGCTCAATATCCGTTTCCTTGGTTAATGCCAGACGCATATATTCAAGTCTTCCCACACAAAACTGAACACGATTTAAACTTAAAACCCCGTCGGTGAATTGTTCGATTGCAGGGATTAATTCGTCTATATAAAACACATTGGGAGGTTTGGCGCTTTTAAATACGGCTTCCCGCTAAAAACGACGATATTATGAACATGATGAGGCTCTATAAAATCAAGCGCTTTCTGAATTGCGTTCACGTGTTTATAATTCTGACGGAGGGGATTTTGAAATCTGAATTTATCGTAATAAAGGGATTGAGACCAGCTTCTGGCGTTTTCTTTCGCGAATATCCACCCCTTGTAATGCTTGGTTTCTATAACGAAAATACCTTTTGGGGTGATTAGAATATGATCGATTTGAGTTTGAAAACAATTCACGCAGAGAGATATCGCCACAGGAGGCTGTCAAGAAAGAATGATAGTAGTCATTTTTTGCAATAACGACAGGAATTTGCTGACAGCCATGGGTTTGAAGCAGAGCGATGGTGTCAGGCTCACGAAATAGGGCAGGCGGTGTTTGTTTCAAATAGAAGATCCCTTGCGATGTGGTTATTTTAGTCACTATCGAATGAGCGGGTTCAGCTGCTTTTTCTAGTGCAATTACCTTGCAATGACGAGATCTCAAATAATCAGTTGCCCATTGAATCGCTGCGTTATCGTTATTCAAGTGCGTATATCCTGTGATTCAATAATTAGGAATTAGTATAGGATGATCCTCTATTATAGTGACAATGCTTAATCGGAAATAAATCTTAATTAGGGGTTACACAGCATCGAAGAGTCTTCCAACCTTCTGAGCAGGGACAGACTTTGATTGCATCCTTGCGGTGAGTTCACCATAAAGCGTTTATCGCGCGTCAATGGAAAGGGCCATTGCAACTTAAACCATTATTGCTTGGAAAGTAAACGATACCGCAAGGTGTCGGTGCTAGCATTCAACAGAATGTAGAGTTGGCCATTGAAGAGCAGGGTTCTATGGATGAAAAATTTGCTACAATCGCTTTCTTTTTTGGGCAAGCTTGCATGTCAAAATCGATAGTTCTAGCCGCCATTCGAACCACCGGTTTAAAAATAACCCAAGACCGTATTATTGAGATTGCATTAAGCCGATATCACCCCGATGGGGAAAGAGAGTGTTGCAGCATAATCATTCCCTCCTTTTCACCCGAAACAGGGTTCGCACTCAGTGAGGCACAATCCATCGCTGATTGGTGCGCAGGCAGCATTCTGTTGGCATGGAATGTACGTCTAACCCATAGTTTCTTGAAAAACACCCTGCAAGGACAGGGATTAGCCATTCAGTGTAAGCAGCTCAATTTAAAGAGCAGCTACCGCTTTATAATCAAAAACTACGACGAAAAAAACGCATTGTCGGGTATCAACTCAAGACCAATGTTTTGGGTTATCTGACGCTGCACATTCACACGCAAATGGTCATGGAGGATACCGAAGAAGAGACTGTACTGGATGCATTTACCAGTGTCCATGCCGCCAAGCGCCACCTGGAACAATTAATAAAAAACTATCAATTATGTCCCAAGCTTTGTGGACTGGAAAAAACAAACAGTGTTTGTTTTTCATTTCAGTTGGGCCGCTGTCTTGGGGCTTGCAATGAAGAGGAGGGGGCCTTGTCCTATAATAAACGAGTTCATGAGGCGCTTACTCTCTTTAAAAACGCAACCTGGCCTTATCCTGGCAGCATTGCGATTAAAGAACAACACCTGAAGCGCACAAGTTGGCTTTTGTTTAATCAGTGGCGCTATCTGGGAACCTTCGATAATGAGCAGGACTTAAACGCTTTCACAGGGAACTTGCACGCAGTCTATTGGGATAGGGATACGTATCGAATTTTAAAGCAGTTTTTAAAGGAAGAACGGCCCCAGGATGAAGTAGTGGTTCTATAGGGGTTAAACTAAGCATTTATTAGGGTGACGTTTAAGAGTAGTAATCCACATCCTTGTGGAGGGCATCTTCCTGATGCCGAGACAAATTCCGTTTATGACGTCCATCGCAACCACCGTTTCAGTCTTCAAATGTATACCGCCTTCGAATAATTAATTAAGAAATAGCGATTATTCACAGAATAAGGTAACCTAATGCTCAACAACATCACAACCCTGCTGACACCCCCGACACACGGACCTTATCAAAGCTATCCTTCTTATCCGAAATCCTCCCCGCCAACTGTAACTTACCCGCCTCTTTAGCAAGCTTAATCCCCTCTATACAAGCGGCATCAGCTTCTTCGCTTCGTTTCAATTTATTGTAACAGGACGCCAATGTTGAGTAGCAAATTGCACGCTCGTCTTTGGCCTGTCCAGGAAAATAGCTTATTAAATACAATAATTGATACACCGCGACGACATAAGCTTCCGCCTGATAATTTCTTACTGCCTTGTCATAAATAAATTTAAAATCAAATTTACCAAGATTCATAGAATCATTAAATTTATTCTGCGTACGCTTCAATAATTCAGTATGCTCTTTATTGTTGTTAAGTGGATAAAATAGCGAAAGAGCCTTTTCAAATGCATTAATACTTTCAGGAATCAGATTCTTCTTCGCATTACAAGACCCTAGCACCGAATAGCAATACCCTAATTCCAAATCGGATCCCTTGTTTTGCTCATAGCTTTCTTTTGCAGCCACACAATAGTTGAATGCCGTTTGGTAATCCTCCAGCTTATAATGAGCCACTGCTTTATCATATAACTCACGCGGTTTCAGCGAAAAAAATCCTGACTGAACTTTCTTCGGTGCCTCCTCCTGTGAAAGACTGGCTTGATACAATAGATGGCTAAGACCTGCAAAGGCGGATTCTTTATTCATTCTTGCCAGGTTCAGTTTGGCGAAATTCTCCTGAATCGTTTTTTGAGCCAGTTTAAGATCCATATCCCGGACAGTATGGTCCAGTGTGCTATAAAAAGAAGCCCATTCCTCGTTAATCGATTCAATGAAAAGCTGCTTATACTGTTCAATGAAGGAGGACCAATCGACCGCCTTGCCTTCTGAGTGATAACCAAGCAAAATGCTGGCCCTGTTGCAAAGCGAATGCCAGGCAGGGGAGTGCACTAAAGGATCTCCCTGTGAAGGCGCTGCATTAATCTGACAGGATTGCTGCCACTCTTCCAGGCTAAGGGTATCAAAATCCTCACGAATTTCCTGCAGTTTGCTGAAAAACTCCTTCAATACGCTGTAGAGCATTGTTTCCAGTTTTGAACTATAGCGGCGTTCTTTCGAATGCCTTTCGGTCTGCTCGTTTCTTAGCTGACGAAGAAAATTTATTTTTTCTTCATTTGTCCCCTTGAGCCAATTCTGCACTAAAGAATCCAGTGATTGGTTGCTTAATAAAGTTAATATATTGGGATCTTTGGCTTGTAAAATCATTTCCGAGCTGCCCGGTTCTCCCTGCCTTGCAGAGCGCCCATCCCCTTGTTCCTGTACTCTGGAATCCTCAGGATGAAAGGTGAAAATAAAATGCAATCCGCCGGCTGCCTTACTTCCGGGAGACAGGATAATATCAGTTCCTCTTCCTGCAATATTGGTGGCAATCGTCACCATCCTTTCCTGTCCGGCTCGCGCAATAATGTACTCGCCCGATTCCCGCTGGGTTTCATTTAACAACTGGCTGTTAATGCCTTTTTCAGCAAGATATGCATTAAATCGTTCGGTTTCAGCGATACTTTCAAAAAGCACCAGCACTGGCCTGTTAAGCGCCTGCATTTCCTGAATGCGTTGATATATAGCCAGGTACTGATTAGGGATATCATCGAGAATTCTGGGAGGCAATGTCTTTCGCTGGCAGGGAAAATGCGGCGGGACATCGAAACTCTTTATTTTATAAATATCCTGAACTTCCTCCCGCTCAATTTTCTCTCCCATTGTTCCTGTTAAACCAAAGAGCAATTGATACTCATTAAACATGGAAGGATGGGAAATGGACGCCACCATGAGGGACTGAGGCGTTATTTTCAGTTGATGCCTGGCTTGCAGCATTTGATGGATACCATGCTGCCACTGGCATCCTTCACTAATACTTCCGGTATTGGAATAATCAACAATGCGAATGTCATCCGCCTGAATAATATAATCTCTCCCTTCTTTCTTGTAGTAATAAGCAATTTGCGCGCTTTTAATCCATCGGCTGAGGGCAGTATCCGATAGCGAGCGTAACTCCTTCAGAAACGCGGGACTGTTAAACTCCATACCCAGTTGATTTCTTAGTTTTGAAATATGTTCTGGAGTAATTCGGCCTGCTTTCACAGTTTCTATAGTGAATTTCAGGATTGGCGCGTAAATCCAGGTTAAATCGTCTTTTCCAGGATAGGAAATACGGGCAGCACCGGTTGTATTCAGCAGGAGATTATCCACCTCGTCAACCACCGCAGCGTCGTGGGTGCGAGGGACAAGCTCTCCATTTAGATTGTAAGAAAACCGTAACTTTTCCTTATTCAGACCGTCTCTTAATTGTGCAAATTCATAATCCCAATTTGTACCAAACAAAACCTGTGCATGGAAATGCGCTTGCTTCTGCTCGACACGGCTGATGTGTGAGCTGGATATTCCCAGGGCTTCAAAAAACTCTGCATACTTTCTGTAATCGCGGATTGCCAGCACCGAAGAAGACGTGATGACATCGACAAAATGCCCCTGTCCCGCCAGAAAGGCAACCAACATGGCAGAGATAGTCGACTTGCCCTCGCCCGTTCTGATTTGGGCAATCCAACCCTTGATATCCGTCTCTTCCTGACCTATTAAAGCCAATAGGGCCATGATTTGAGTATCGTAAGGGGATATTTTAAAAAAGCGGCGCAGGGTTTCGATAATTACAGCAATCATTATTTGCTTGGCTTCATTATCCTGTTGCTCACGAAATCGTTTTGCCGCTTCGAGAAATGAAGTTTTCAAAGCATTCTGGCTCAATTCCTGAAGTGTTTTTGCCTTTGCCCTGATCCCAAGATATTCCGGTTTAAAACGCTGTAGGACTGCCGCGGGCAAGGGGTTTGCCGTAAACTCATCAGCCGTTGCAAAGCGCTCCAAAACTGTATCGATATCGCGGTTGGGATAACGCTTTTCCAGATAAAGACCATATTCTGACTGCAGAGCCTTGCGCAGTGCCTGTAGATCAGGCAGGTGGCTCTTAAGCAGAGAAGAAATTCCTTTGACATCCTGCAGATTAATCAGTAATTGCATGACAGCAAGGTAATCGGCAATTCGGCGTTCGCTATCTGGCACTTCTGCCTCTAATAATTTTCGATACAGTTCAAGGCCATAAACTGATTTAAAATAGGAAGCCAGGGTGATAAGCTGCGCCAATTCCTTCACAGCCAAAGGCTGCTCAAAACATTGAAAAACAAGCTCCTGTAATAAAAATTTCTCGGCTGTCTTATCCTGGCTGGCATTTAAATGATTGCAAAACTGATTCCATTGCTGCCAGGAGGGCGCTGTATGGAAATTCTTGAAAAAAATTTCTGCTTTCTTTTGATGCGAAAAATAATCCACTTCATCCAGGACTGCCTCTTTTTGACTTTGAAAAGTTGCCGATTGATACGATTCAGGGGTTCTCATTATTATTTTCTCTTAAAACATTAGCTTGGGACGTTTGTTTTTGACTGTTCAGCTGATGGCTGCATCGGCTTATGAAGGCTTTTATAAAAACTGTGCATCATTAAACCTTCCTTCACTTTAGACACTGCATGGTATTGGCTAAGCGCGCGATTTAACTCGTCATTACGCTCCTTAGGTAAATGAGCAAAACTTGCAGGGCTTATACTTTTATCCCTCGCTTGCACCAGTGCCCTGACAATTCTAAAATGCCCTTTACCCAGAGCCGTTTGTGCAGGCGTTAAACCATCAGCATTGATGGAGTTTAAATCAGCTCCATGCTTTATCAATGCCAGCACTGCAGGCATTTTTCCATTCTGGCAAGCGAGGTGTAATGCAGTGCCATTGCCGCTTGCTGGTTGATTCAGATTTGCACCCGCTTTAGCCAGCAATTCAATCAAACCCACATGATTAAGTTGGGCAGCATAGTGAATCGGCGCATACCCAAGCCGATCAGTATCATTGAGAACAAGATCCCCACCTTTGAGCAACAGCGCAGCAGCGTCCCTGGCATCGTTAATACAGGCCAAGTGCAAAGCAGATCGCCCATTCTTATCCAGGACATTGAGATCCACATCGTCCAGAATCAGCTCTGCCAATGCATTTTTGTTATTTTTTGTTACAGCTGCATGCAAAAGCGATCGATTGCGTTCTTTTCTATGATAAAGCGGGATTAATTTAACAAAATCCAGCATTTCCTGATTCTTCGAATAAATGGCATACTCGCATACCCCAAAGCCATGCTTATCCTCTTTTTCAAGGTCAGCTTTTAACTCGAGCAGACAAAGTACGGCTTTAACATGTCCATTCAAAGCAGCCAGATGCAAAGCGGTTCGCCTCGCACTTTTTTCAAGTTTTTTAGTCTCCTCAGGTGTCTCGGGTCGATTTAAATCAAAGCCCTGCCTCGCCAGATACACAATACTTTTTACTTTTCCAAGCATCGCCGCATAATGAAGGGCGTTGTTTCCGGATTGATCAACAGAGGAAATGCTATGTCCCGACTCACAAAGGTATCGCAAGACAGGCAGCGATTCCTTGGCAGCAGCTAACATCATTGGCGTTATGCCCAGACGGTTGCTCTGATTGGGTGTTTTCATCAGAGGAAGAAGCGTTAATGCGGCGGCCTCAGAGGGCTTCTCAAGGGCATAATGCAAGGCACTATTACCTTTTAAATCAACCTGATCAACTCTTGCCCCTTCTTTTAGCAGCAGGTTCATTAAGGCGACATTGCCGGTGGCTGCTGCAAACATCAGGGCAGTCTGCCCTTTATGATTGGGGCGGTTAACCGCATAATAGGGCAGCAACTGTTTCACCAGTTCATACTTGTTGGCCTTTATGGCTTCATGCAAACCATTATGATCCGATGTTTCAGCACTACGGCAAACCGCATCCATTTTGGTAAAGAGCAAGCTATGTGACTTTGCTGAAGCTAACTGCAGCATACTCAGGCCGCGGATTTTGTCGGAAATTAAATCGGCAATGCGGTCAGGAAAATACTTGACCAGGACATCAAAGCGGTAGCATGCCGTTGCGTCATCATTTGCATTGATAATCGCCCGTAATACATTTTTATCTCCTTTAAACAAACCAGGAGAGACTCCATCCTTTTTTAAGGCGGCCAACAATTTTTCCAAAGAGGAATCAAGATTACCCAGGGCCAAGCCTTCTTCACCTGCCTGAAGTGAAGCCAGATGATAGGTATTTGCGATAAGATGTTGCAGTAAAGAAGCCCCTTTTGTGGACTTGAAAGCCGTCAACAGAATTTTTTCTTTGTTAAATAATGACAATGCTTTATCAAATTGCAGTTTTTGTAGATGCAGTTTGAATTTTTTTATAACCTTCCTCCCCTTTTTATCAAGAACAGGGGTAGGAAGCGGCTTGCTGGGAGCTGAGGAGGGCTGAACTGGAGCTCCTTTTGATTTAGCAGCCTCTCGAGAGGGGGATTGACGCTTTTCATATTTACTGAGCAGCTTACGAATATCAGCAGACACTTCTTCCAATACAAACAAGTCTTTCGGCCATTCACTCGGCAGGCTTAATTTAAACAAACGTTTAAGGAGCGCAGCATCGTCCAGTTTTACAGCCAAATGAAAAGCCGTTTGCTGCCTGCTGTTAACACTTGCAAATTGACAAGCCCTTTCCTTTAACAAGGGTAAAATACGATGGGCGCCAGTCTTTATCGCGATGTGGACTGGATAGTTTCTCTCAGTATCCAGCGGCTGATCGATATCTTTGCAGTATCTGAAAACCAAAGAAGCTATTTTTTCATCATTACTTTCAATTGCCGCAGCTATTAAAAGAGACGTCTGAATAGAGTTCTTTTGACCTTTTTTGAATAAATATTCCAGGCAGGAAAATGCTCTATTTTGAATTGCCTTCAAACTCAAAGCGGTCATATCATTGTCTTCTTGCAGATTATCCCGCAAATAACCAATTTCATCAGCCATTACTGCACAATCAAGCAGAGTCAGCGATGAAGAGGTTTTATAGGCAACACCTTTTTCAAGCAAAGCATAAACAATGAGAAAATGGCCAAACTGCGCCGCTATCGCTGTTAAGCTATTGCCTTCATACATCTCCCTGAAATTTACATTCTTTCGAAGCAACTGCCTGACGCGTGCATAATCCCCATTGCGCACCAGAAAATACAGACTTGAAAAGCCATTTCTGTCTTTGGCGTGATAGTCTTCACCGCGCCTGAACAAGATATCGCTAACGGCAGGCAGCGCATACTGAATAGCTAATTGTGAAGCAGTCTGTTTTTTATGATTAGGCTGGTTAACAGCTGCCCGCTCAGCAAGCCATTGGGCTGTTTCAAGCTGTCCCGCCTTAATAGCTAGGATTAATGGGGTTTCTCCTTCCAGGTTTTGGGCATCGATTAAAGCGCCTTTTCCAATGAGAAACTGAACTGCAGCCAACTGTTCTGCCTGTGCCGCAAGATGCAAGGCTGTTTTTTTAGACTCCAAAGGCATATCCACGGCTAAATCCGGGTTAGCCGCTAACATGATTTGAAGCAGTTCTACTTCACCCTGAGACGCCGCACAATGAAACGCGGTGTAGCCATCGGATTTTCTGCGGATGTCCGGCCGGGCTTTTCGGCGAACCAACTCTTTGGCTGCTTCTATTTCACCGCCTTGAATGGCCAGGTGTAAACTGGTCATACGGCTGTCAATCATTTGATTGAGATCCAGTCCAGGGACATGCTCCATCATCCATAATGCAAGCGATCTGAAATTTTTCTGGAACGCCATGAACAAGGGAAATAGACCATTTGGAAGCGCATAGTTAAAATCGGCTCCTGCGAGCTGCAATGCTTCCATTACCTCTTGTTTACCATGCTGCACAGCCAGCATGAGCGGTGTCAGTCCACGTTTGTTTTTGGCGTTCACCAGATCAGGAGCAATGCCAAGCATTAACCGCAGCGCTTCTACATGACCCGATTGTGCTGCCATGTGCACCGGCAAATTACCTGCTTTATCCGCCAGTCGAAGCACTTCTATACCGTTTGCCTGGAATATAGTTTTTAAAATAGCGGGATTTAAGGACGCTGCCGCATAGTGCATCAGGGTGGCGCAATTGCTGTCAACAATTGTTTTTAAGCTTTCCTGACTTAAATGCACAGCCTGGGCGGCATCATTATTTATGCGATTAATCGCCTCCACGGCCAGAGTATCCAGTGCCTCATTTTCCTCTGAATCAGCGAGCACCAGTTCAGAATCTTTGGCTCTTAATCGATAAGCAATATAGCTTTGCCCTTGGAACTGAAAGCTGACTTTGTCCTGTCTGCCCGCTTTAAAAGCGGCAGACAGTGACTCTGCAAATAATTCCCCATGCAGCAGCGGGGCAGCTTTTATATTGGGAAGCTCGGGAGCACAGCCGCCGAAATATTTTCGTGTTAAATCCGAGCTGGTGAAAGAGACGAAGCTGTGGGTGTATTGCTTACTGACAGGATTTTCTGCAATTTCCTTGTGAGAAAGCAGGCAATCAATGAGATGCTGTATATTCTGCAGATAACTGGTAAGTCGTTTTATTTCATGGGCGAAATAATACCCCAACTGTCCTAATGCCTCCTGATAACAAGCACTGATAACGTCTTCGGCTACCGCCGCTTCGATATTTTTAGCCTGTTCCTGGTTAAGGTTTGTATAATGCTGTTTGCATTTTATTATTTCCTCATCATACTTTTCTTTTAATTTTTCGCTGTCTTCTTTAATGAATTTTTCAACTTGTGGGTTAATTAGTGCTGCCAGCTCGGTTTTTCTGGTGCGCAATAATTGTATAGCCTCTTCAGGATTTGGGCTTGTCCCCGGAACTGTTTCGCTCGCTTCAAGTTTAACCTGCTCAATCGACTGTCGAATCCCTTCAATCCGGTCGTTCTCCCCTTTAATGAACGCCGTAATTTGAACCTCATTAGCTGCACGGAGATGCACCGGTACAGCGTCGAACTGAGCCTTTTTGTTGGCTTCGATTTTTTTTATTGCTTCCTCAAGCTGCTTGATAATAAGATCTTTAAGCGCTGTGATTTGTTGGGAAAAAGCTTCTGCAGCCTGTTTCTCATGACGCTCTTTATTTGCCAGCAATCCAGCCTCATAGGCTTTTGACAGCTCTGCGAGATCATCGGCTAAACTCGACTCGCTTTTCTGTTTAATTTCAGAAATAGCAGCTTGTTTCGTAGTGTCCAGATTTTGTTGGATAGCCTTGAAATTATCGCGTATGCTCGCCCGCAATGAGATTAGTTTTCCCTCTTTGTCTTTTACCAGAGCGTCTTCCGGAATTACCGCAAGAATTCCGTCCTGTGCTTTCCGAGGATCTTTTTTCCATTCAGCCTCTAATATTGCCTGCTTTTGAGTAATGGCGCCTATGACATATTCAATCCGCGAGGCCAATGCTTTTTCTTTGGCCATCGCTTGCTGTTCCCTGGTCAAGCCGGCGGCCATTTTGTTAGCGGCTTTTTCAATGATGCTGTGCAATTGGCGAATATTATTCACTAAGTAATCACTCGCGGCTTTTGTGATTCGCTCACTCTCATCTTCATTGATCTCAACTGCTTCACCCTGCGGAAGCTTAGGGCTCAGTTTTTCCTTAATCAGCGAAATAACACTTGCCTGCATTTTCTCGGCAATGCCATTGGGAAGCGCCTCTGCTTTTTTAAATCTAAAAAGCTCGGAAAATAATTGATCGCTTTGCTCACGCCCCTCTGTCTGCCTGAAGCGCTCAAGTATCTCATTAAACTGAATGCTCAAAGGATAGGTCTGAAAATGACGAACTGGAATTGGCGGTAAAGATTTGGGGAAATGGGGATGAATAGCTGCCTCTTTTAAAGGCGGAAGCTGAGGAAGCTTGCCCATCTTCTCGAAGGTTACATAAAGATATGACAGTACAGTGATTATCCCTAAACGCTTGAATAGCTCTTTACAGAACTGCAGTTGCGGCATTTTTTCAGCCACTTCCTGGGCAAACAATTCATAGCAGCGTAAATTGCTCTCATATTCCGGGGGATATTTTCCATGTTCCAATAAATAGGAATCGACATATTGCTTATAGTCCGGCATTAATTCAACACTGTACTCAATCCTTATATCGGGATGGGGAAGCAGTATATTGTCAATCGTTTCGATTTTTGGAAGTATGGAAATAATGCGAAATGAGGTCATGAAAGGCTGCTGATAAGCAGAATCGCTTGATTTATATTGTACTCCATAACGGCTTTCCAACTCGCGCAATGAAATATAAGCAAGGCCCGGCATCTTCTCTTTGCAGTATTTCTTAAGGTCAATCATGTTGGCTCTTAAAAAAGCATCATCACAATTTTCCTGCTCATGCCATCGCTCTAAAAACGCCTCATCAAAAATGCCGCCATTTAAATAGCCTTTCAGCCAGAAATCCAGGAATCCAATGAGCCTGCCGACAGATGTGTCTTGTAATGCCTTAGGCAAAACGGGATAGTTAAAACCCTTTTGATTAATATGCAAACTAAAAATCGGCAGGGTCTTTTCTTTGTGATAGGCATTGTAAAGTTCATGCTGAACCTGATTAAACCACTCATCAGAAACAGACATTTTGTCCTCGGGAAAGCACAGATAGAAATGATCGGTAACTGCATGCGCCTCACTGTTGAGGAGGTTCTCAATGAGGGATACCTCAGAAGCGACACCGCCAATTTCCCCGGATGCCTCCATTTGAGAATAGACTCTGTTGACTATATTATACGCGTTAAAGCTACTGACCAGATTGGTTGCCATAAGCACATGCGAAAAATCAGCCAAGCCGGATGTTTGAAAATAAGCGCTATTCCAGGAAGACGTTGATAAAGAAACTTCACGGTAAATCGCCGACTCAATCGATGGCGACATGAAGCCGTAGCGCAGCTGAAATTCCCTGACCGCCTGTTGTTGCGCACTCCAGGTCATCATTGAAAGATTATTAAATGCGAAATAACGCGGCTGATAAGATAAATTAAACTGGTTACTTGTGCAGATGAATTGCTGGAAAGAGGTATTTTTAGAATGTAGGTTAGTCGCCTGATAACGGGCGGTGTTCGTTGACGCCTGTTGCTGTGCTGCCTGCTTTTGCTCTGCTTTTGGCGATGCAGGCATATTTCGGCCGTTTAACCAGCCAAATGTGGCATGGCAAACATTCCGGGTAACTTCGCCTAGCGGCTTAACGATTGGAGCAACCGCATCAGATGCTAATTTTGCCCCGGTTAATCCCCCAATTATGGCGCCGGCTCCTTTAACATAGGGATTGGGTACAGGCCCGCCAGCGGCAAGACCACCAACAGCTGCTCCGCGCACTAACCCCCATGTCACGACCCCCGCACCAGCCCCCACTTCGACAACATTCTTGAGTCCATTGCAAACCAGGCTTTCACCAAAACCGTATTCGGTATCTTTAGCAGCATCCGATACAACCGTTGCCGCTCTTGAAATTTTTCCTACATAAGGAATACTTTCTCCAACAGCTTTGGCACTTCGGTTAACCTGCCTTGCAGAATCTGCAATGACATCAGCGGCTTTTCCAAGATTTTCACGTAAAGGGGTTTGGTTATCGTCTTTTTCTTTCTTTTCATTCATGGTGGGCTGACTCTTTTAAAGTACTGAGGTGTGAATTTACTTTGCAACGGATCTTTAGGGAA from Legionella quinlivanii encodes:
- a CDS encoding nuclease-related domain-containing protein, with amino-acid sequence MDHILITPKGIFVIETKHYKGWIFAKENARSWSQSLYYDKFRFQNPLRQNYKHVNAIQKALDFIEPHHVHNIVVFSGKPYLKAPNLPMCFI
- a CDS encoding ankyrin repeat domain-containing protein, whose amino-acid sequence is MNEKKEKDDNQTPLRENLGKAADVIADSARQVNRSAKAVGESIPYVGKISRAATVVSDAAKDTEYGFGESLVCNGLKNVVEVGAGAGVVTWGLVRGAAVGGLAAGGPVPNPYVKGAGAIIGGLTGAKLASDAVAPIVKPLGEVTRNVCHATFGWLNGRNMPASPKAEQKQAAQQQASTNTARYQATNLHSKNTSFQQFICTSNQFNLSYQPRYFAFNNLSMMTWSAQQQAVREFQLRYGFMSPSIESAIYREVSLSTSSWNSAYFQTSGLADFSHVLMATNLVSSFNAYNIVNRVYSQMEASGEIGGVASEVSLIENLLNSEAHAVTDHFYLCFPEDKMSVSDEWFNQVQHELYNAYHKEKTLPIFSLHINQKGFNYPVLPKALQDTSVGRLIGFLDFWLKGYLNGGIFDEAFLERWHEQENCDDAFLRANMIDLKKYCKEKMPGLAYISLRELESRYGVQYKSSDSAYQQPFMTSFRIISILPKIETIDNILLPHPDIRIEYSVELMPDYKQYVDSYLLEHGKYPPEYESNLRCYELFAQEVAEKMPQLQFCKELFKRLGIITVLSYLYVTFEKMGKLPQLPPLKEAAIHPHFPKSLPPIPVRHFQTYPLSIQFNEILERFRQTEGREQSDQLFSELFRFKKAEALPNGIAEKMQASVISLIKEKLSPKLPQGEAVEINEDESERITKAASDYLVNNIRQLHSIIEKAANKMAAGLTREQQAMAKEKALASRIEYVIGAITQKQAILEAEWKKDPRKAQDGILAVIPEDALVKDKEGKLISLRASIRDNFKAIQQNLDTTKQAAISEIKQKSESSLADDLAELSKAYEAGLLANKERHEKQAAEAFSQQITALKDLIIKQLEEAIKKIEANKKAQFDAVPVHLRAANEVQITAFIKGENDRIEGIRQSIEQVKLEASETVPGTSPNPEEAIQLLRTRKTELAALINPQVEKFIKEDSEKLKEKYDEEIIKCKQHYTNLNQEQAKNIEAAVAEDVISACYQEALGQLGYYFAHEIKRLTSYLQNIQHLIDCLLSHKEIAENPVSKQYTHSFVSFTSSDLTRKYFGGCAPELPNIKAAPLLHGELFAESLSAAFKAGRQDKVSFQFQGQSYIAYRLRAKDSELVLADSEENEALDTLAVEAINRINNDAAQAVHLSQESLKTIVDSNCATLMHYAAASLNPAILKTIFQANGIEVLRLADKAGNLPVHMAAQSGHVEALRLMLGIAPDLVNAKNKRGLTPLMLAVQHGKQEVMEALQLAGADFNYALPNGLFPLFMAFQKNFRSLALWMMEHVPGLDLNQMIDSRMTSLHLAIQGGEIEAAKELVRRKARPDIRRKSDGYTAFHCAASQGEVELLQIMLAANPDLAVDMPLESKKTALHLAAQAEQLAAVQFLIGKGALIDAQNLEGETPLILAIKAGQLETAQWLAERAAVNQPNHKKQTASQLAIQYALPAVSDILFRRGEDYHAKDRNGFSSLYFLVRNGDYARVRQLLRKNVNFREMYEGNSLTAIAAQFGHFLIVYALLEKGVAYKTSSSLTLLDCAVMADEIGYLRDNLQEDNDMTALSLKAIQNRAFSCLEYLFKKGQKNSIQTSLLIAAAIESNDEKIASLVFRYCKDIDQPLDTERNYPVHIAIKTGAHRILPLLKERACQFASVNSRQQTAFHLAVKLDDAALLKRLFKLSLPSEWPKDLFVLEEVSADIRKLLSKYEKRQSPSREAAKSKGAPVQPSSAPSKPLPTPVLDKKGRKVIKKFKLHLQKLQFDKALSLFNKEKILLTAFKSTKGASLLQHLIANTYHLASLQAGEEGLALGNLDSSLEKLLAALKKDGVSPGLFKGDKNVLRAIINANDDATACYRFDVLVKYFPDRIADLISDKIRGLSMLQLASAKSHSLLFTKMDAVCRSAETSDHNGLHEAIKANKYELVKQLLPYYAVNRPNHKGQTALMFAAATGNVALMNLLLKEGARVDQVDLKGNSALHYALEKPSEAAALTLLPLMKTPNQSNRLGITPMMLAAAKESLPVLRYLCESGHSISSVDQSGNNALHYAAMLGKVKSIVYLARQGFDLNRPETPEETKKLEKSARRTALHLAALNGHVKAVLCLLELKADLEKEDKHGFGVCEYAIYSKNQEMLDFVKLIPLYHRKERNRSLLHAAVTKNNKNALAELILDDVDLNVLDKNGRSALHLACINDARDAAALLLKGGDLVLNDTDRLGYAPIHYAAQLNHVGLIELLAKAGANLNQPASGNGTALHLACQNGKMPAVLALIKHGADLNSINADGLTPAQTALGKGHFRIVRALVQARDKSISPASFAHLPKERNDELNRALSQYHAVSKVKEGLMMHSFYKSLHKPMQPSAEQSKTNVPS